The following proteins come from a genomic window of Candidatus Protochlamydia phocaeensis:
- the folK gene encoding 2-amino-4-hydroxy-6-hydroxymethyldihydropteridine diphosphokinase, producing the protein MKRKMIEGETRDVTQVYLSLGGNQAKTWTLLEQAIEKLARVPDVQDLRVSSFYQTSPVGNENQAFFINAACTFQTTLMPKALLQQTQRIEKELGKIPKPKWASRPIDIDILFHGEMAYVDEELQIPHPCWQERLFVLIPLADLTPCVHVKRGELRESYLLKELIDPLLSHSQQMVSLLEKNDKVG; encoded by the coding sequence ATGAAAAGGAAAATGATAGAGGGGGAAACACGAGACGTTACTCAAGTGTACTTGAGCTTAGGCGGCAATCAAGCGAAGACATGGACGCTCTTAGAGCAAGCGATTGAAAAATTGGCCCGCGTCCCCGATGTGCAAGACTTACGCGTTTCTTCCTTCTATCAGACGTCTCCTGTGGGAAATGAAAATCAAGCCTTCTTTATCAATGCCGCTTGTACGTTTCAAACGACTCTTATGCCCAAAGCTTTATTGCAGCAAACCCAGCGTATTGAAAAAGAGTTGGGAAAAATTCCAAAGCCTAAGTGGGCGTCTAGGCCCATCGATATTGACATCTTGTTTCATGGCGAAATGGCTTATGTGGATGAAGAGTTGCAAATCCCGCATCCGTGTTGGCAAGAACGCCTCTTTGTCCTGATTCCGCTAGCTGATTTGACCCCATGCGTCCATGTCAAAAGAGGAGAGCTGCGGGAATCCTATCTTTTAAAAGAGTTGATCGATCCTCTATTAAGTCATTCGCAGCAAATGGTTTCCTTGCTGGAGAAAAATGATAAAGTTGGCTAA
- a CDS encoding KH domain-containing protein, with protein sequence MKEFVAYIVKNLVDHPDKVKINEIGGTQTLIIELSVEKSDIGKIIGKKGKTINAIRTLLMSVASRNGIRVNLEILEENSRPE encoded by the coding sequence ATGAAAGAATTTGTAGCATATATAGTCAAGAATTTGGTGGATCATCCTGACAAAGTAAAGATTAACGAGATTGGCGGCACACAAACACTGATTATCGAGTTATCAGTTGAAAAATCCGATATCGGTAAGATCATTGGAAAAAAAGGCAAAACGATTAATGCGATTCGCACCCTTCTTATGTCCGTAGCAAGCCGTAATGGAATTCGCGTTAATTTAGAAATTTTAGAAGAAAACTCAAGACCGGAATAA
- the dtd gene encoding D-aminoacyl-tRNA deacylase, translating to MRLVIQRVLEASVKINQQLYSSIGPGLLVLLGIHREDQIQQVLWCVNKLTHLRIFSDAQGKMNVSLKEAKGHVLVVSQFTLYGNCLGGRRPDFLQAAPPAQALPLYHRFIDELKREIEVVQTGEFGADMQVSLTNDGPVTLLIESEIK from the coding sequence ATGCGTTTAGTCATTCAGCGTGTTTTAGAGGCCTCTGTTAAAATAAACCAGCAATTATATAGCTCAATTGGGCCTGGATTGCTTGTTTTACTTGGCATACACCGAGAAGATCAAATCCAGCAAGTCTTATGGTGCGTCAATAAATTGACGCATTTGCGCATTTTCAGCGATGCCCAAGGGAAGATGAATGTTAGCTTGAAAGAAGCTAAAGGCCATGTTCTCGTCGTCAGTCAATTTACCCTGTATGGAAATTGCCTGGGTGGACGGCGACCAGACTTTCTTCAAGCGGCTCCCCCCGCTCAAGCATTGCCCCTCTATCATCGCTTTATTGATGAGTTAAAAAGGGAAATTGAAGTGGTTCAAACAGGAGAATTTGGTGCAGATATGCAGGTCTCCTTAACTAATGATGGCCCCGTTACTTTATTAATTGAATCTGAGATAAAGTAA
- a CDS encoding leucine-rich repeat domain-containing protein, translating to MVSSLANQATAVFVRYLPEDIDALSLADQTELKQLESYSFPPDLAAKIFEDIIKQGKDFRLLPYFPNHYLSHIPPIRSLLRGKPEKIVEIANSMLQALPSLKSLDLSGTEMSRLHELRRTEQNQIEELDLQNCLNVPEGEIALIRERFPRLKRLDLSRTKMTRLKAKKAASSFSSATSSLLFKSLNFLHQGAEDLLGYFLSFSIPYPKEEPSEEPPSIEEFTFPIEELILKECNSLSAQELGSINTIFPNLRKLNLADTQIDCLEGLNLPKLEELSLANCRNLPKEEFRKLAKTYPNLKKLNLEWTRIDSLEGLALPELEELNLYRCRDLPKEEFSKLAKMCPNLKKLGLANTKIDSLEGIDLPKLEELNLANCRKVFSELAKRCPNLKRLNLERTQIACLGSLNLPKLEELNLANCHNLPGWEFSKLSKTCPNLKKLNLEWTWIDRLEGLDLPQLEELNLTDCQDLPKEEFSKLARTCPNLKKLNLEQTQIDSVERLHLPQLEELKLNSREKMNGIECNIDLLAQRSPNLSKLDLYQTSLLIEDFYLPKLEELNLVKCTTAINEKFFESLKQKSPNLKKLNLIFNDFSKKDPKIFFSLPNLEELRLEGGHLEITENFFYSLKKNCPTLKRLNLRCNKIESIEGLDFPQLEELDLQNCEFFEGKLPLHQKCPNLRKLSLCDSNIKSLEGLDSPILEELRLSYCKQLPVQEFLQIAKKFSNLKKIDLGGTNIDSLEGLTLSQLRELTIRACEQLSENEILTLAKRCPNLRKIDLSYTQISHVDELNLPNLEELEWFQLFPVSFNGKAFPQLKILRMGGVHAFYGLPFLNLEILEFRNFLSPNQVAKIKKRLPRLKEFLPH from the coding sequence ATGGTTTCTAGTTTAGCAAATCAAGCCACTGCAGTTTTTGTAAGATATTTACCTGAAGACATAGATGCGCTTAGTCTAGCCGATCAAACAGAGCTAAAGCAACTCGAGTCCTATTCTTTTCCTCCTGATTTAGCAGCAAAAATATTTGAAGATATCATCAAGCAAGGCAAAGATTTCAGGCTGCTTCCCTATTTTCCCAATCATTATCTTTCGCATATCCCGCCAATTAGATCCTTATTGAGAGGCAAACCGGAAAAGATTGTAGAAATTGCCAATAGTATGTTGCAAGCCCTCCCAAGTTTGAAAAGCCTGGATTTATCAGGCACAGAAATGAGCCGCTTGCATGAATTAAGGCGTACTGAACAAAATCAGATTGAAGAGTTAGATCTTCAAAACTGCTTAAATGTACCTGAAGGAGAAATAGCGCTAATCAGAGAGAGATTCCCTCGGCTCAAAAGGCTCGATCTTTCGCGGACTAAGATGACGAGATTGAAGGCCAAAAAGGCTGCTTCATCCTTTAGTTCCGCGACTTCCTCTCTTTTATTCAAATCCCTTAATTTTCTCCATCAAGGAGCTGAAGATCTTTTAGGATACTTTCTTTCTTTCTCTATTCCTTATCCTAAAGAAGAGCCTAGTGAGGAGCCACCATCCATCGAAGAATTCACTTTTCCTATTGAAGAGCTAATATTAAAAGAATGCAATAGCCTTTCTGCTCAAGAGCTAGGCAGCATTAACACAATCTTTCCTAATCTAAGGAAGCTTAACTTGGCGGACACGCAGATTGATTGTTTAGAGGGATTAAATTTACCAAAGCTCGAGGAATTAAGTTTAGCGAATTGCCGCAATCTTCCGAAAGAGGAGTTTAGAAAGCTGGCAAAGACGTATCCAAATCTGAAGAAACTTAATCTAGAGTGGACTCGCATTGATAGTTTAGAAGGATTAGCTTTGCCGGAGCTTGAAGAATTAAACTTATATCGGTGCCGCGATCTTCCTAAAGAGGAGTTTAGCAAGCTGGCAAAGATGTGTCCTAACCTCAAGAAGCTTGGGTTGGCTAATACTAAGATTGATAGCTTAGAAGGAATAGATTTACCAAAGCTCGAGGAGTTAAATTTAGCGAATTGCCGCAAAGTATTTAGCGAGCTGGCAAAGAGATGTCCAAATCTTAAGAGGCTTAATCTAGAACGAACTCAAATTGCTTGCTTAGGGAGTTTAAATTTACCAAAGCTCGAGGAATTAAATTTGGCTAATTGCCATAATCTTCCTGGATGGGAATTTAGCAAGTTGTCAAAGACCTGTCCAAATCTTAAGAAGCTTAATCTAGAATGGACATGGATTGATCGCTTGGAAGGATTAGATTTACCACAACTTGAAGAATTAAATTTGACTGATTGTCAAGATCTTCCTAAGGAGGAATTTAGCAAGCTGGCAAGGACATGTCCAAATCTTAAGAAGCTTAATCTAGAACAAACTCAGATTGATAGCGTAGAAAGATTACATTTACCACAACTTGAAGAATTAAAATTAAATTCCCGCGAAAAAATGAACGGCATTGAGTGTAATATTGATTTACTTGCACAAAGAAGTCCAAATCTTAGCAAGCTTGATCTCTATCAGACTTCCCTATTGATAGAAGACTTTTATTTACCAAAGCTTGAGGAATTAAATCTGGTTAAATGCACGACGGCTATCAATGAAAAATTCTTTGAAAGTCTCAAGCAAAAAAGTCCTAATCTCAAGAAACTTAATTTAATTTTTAATGATTTTTCAAAAAAAGATCCAAAAATATTTTTTAGCTTACCAAATCTTGAGGAATTAAGGTTGGAGGGAGGACACCTTGAAATTACAGAAAATTTTTTCTACAGCCTCAAAAAGAATTGTCCAACTCTTAAACGGCTTAATTTGAGGTGTAATAAGATTGAAAGCATAGAAGGCTTGGATTTTCCCCAGCTTGAAGAGTTAGATTTGCAGAATTGCGAATTCTTTGAAGGAAAACTTCCCCTCCATCAAAAGTGTCCGAATTTGAGAAAACTTAGTTTATGTGATTCCAATATAAAGTCTTTAGAAGGCTTAGATTCGCCGATTCTAGAAGAGTTAAGACTAAGTTACTGCAAACAATTGCCTGTTCAGGAATTTCTCCAGATTGCAAAGAAATTTTCAAATCTTAAGAAAATAGATTTGGGAGGAACGAACATTGACAGTTTAGAAGGCTTGACCTTATCTCAACTTAGAGAGTTAACAATAAGGGCATGCGAACAATTGTCGGAAAATGAAATTCTCACCCTTGCTAAGAGGTGTCCCAATCTTAGAAAAATTGATTTAAGCTATACGCAGATTAGTCATGTAGATGAGTTAAATTTACCGAATCTGGAGGAATTAGAGTGGTTCCAATTATTTCCCGTGAGCTTTAATGGCAAGGCATTTCCTCAACTTAAAATCCTTAGAATGGGGGGCGTTCATGCTTTCTATGGGCTTCCCTTTCTCAATTTAGAAATATTGGAATTTAGAAATTTTTTATCACCGAATCAAGTGGCTAAAATAAAAAAAAGACTTCCGAGACTCAAAGAGTTCCTTCCTCATTAA
- the kdsA gene encoding 3-deoxy-8-phosphooctulonate synthase: protein MHRIPVKDFAIGPDEPLVVMSGPCVIESEDHCLKAAETLKKMFAKHGVHLIFKSSYDKANRSAYSSFRGPGLQEGLRILERVQKELDLPVVTDIHSVEEATAAGKVCDILQIPAFLCRQTDLIIAAAQTGSIISVKKGQFLAPWDMGNVVDKITSVGNYQIILVDRGTTFGYNNLVSDMRGIPIMQQFGYPICFDATHSVQKPGGLGTMSGGDREFIPILAKSALAAGANCLFIESHPNPAEAKSDAASVMDFRELDRLLPQFKELYELIQRQNKVDKPSI, encoded by the coding sequence ATGCATCGAATTCCCGTTAAAGATTTTGCTATTGGACCCGATGAGCCTTTGGTGGTGATGTCCGGTCCGTGTGTGATTGAAAGCGAAGACCATTGTCTTAAAGCCGCTGAAACATTAAAAAAAATGTTTGCCAAGCACGGCGTTCATTTAATTTTTAAATCCAGCTATGATAAGGCCAATCGGTCCGCTTACAGCTCTTTTCGCGGCCCCGGCCTGCAGGAAGGCCTGCGCATTTTAGAGCGCGTGCAAAAAGAATTGGATTTGCCTGTCGTGACAGATATTCATTCCGTAGAAGAGGCAACAGCAGCTGGGAAGGTATGTGACATTCTCCAAATCCCTGCTTTTCTATGCCGCCAGACCGATTTGATTATCGCAGCTGCGCAAACAGGATCGATTATTAGTGTGAAAAAAGGGCAATTCCTGGCTCCCTGGGATATGGGTAATGTCGTCGATAAAATTACGTCTGTTGGCAATTATCAAATTATTTTAGTCGATCGGGGGACAACCTTTGGCTATAACAATCTGGTTAGCGACATGCGGGGCATTCCCATTATGCAGCAATTTGGCTATCCTATCTGCTTTGATGCCACTCATTCCGTGCAAAAGCCGGGCGGGCTGGGGACAATGTCTGGAGGGGACCGGGAGTTTATTCCCATTTTAGCTAAATCTGCTTTAGCGGCAGGCGCCAATTGCTTATTCATCGAATCCCATCCAAATCCTGCAGAGGCCAAAAGCGATGCCGCGTCGGTCATGGATTTTAGGGAGCTGGACAGGTTGCTTCCGCAATTTAAAGAACTGTATGAGCTGATTCAGAGGCAAAATAAAGTGGATAAGCCATCAATTTAA